In one window of Deltaproteobacteria bacterium DNA:
- a CDS encoding molybdopterin-dependent oxidoreductase: MKITRRNFLQMLGITGVAAGGISQVWAIPDQWVEKLQYGPRIETWKVSTCGQCPAGCGIRVRLIDEIPVRIFGNPIAPVNSGFTCPMGEAGLELLYHPDRIRQPMRRKGKKGESSWEPISWKEAFGQMSQGLQGLVKKKQADRFGFFFGDRNTLLTHFAGDFVTRMGSTNFFPWRAPGINELGFWQAFGEYPPLAFDLEKTDYLLTFGTNLLEGPPSPVYFNRLYGKLKESRPRTGLKVVHVDARMSQAGKNATEWIQVRPGSLGALALGMAYVILRDKNFDDDFITRYSQDFRGGKEDFPNLVSRYYPPDKVSAITGVPPETVLRLAREFSAAKAPLALSGGVSDRSETALFTQWAVASLNALSGSFSAKGLWREPVPLPWGPTPVPSVNARTGAFSLKPQLAPESDLPAHWTSEELPHLRSAGKLPDLSMLMIAQVDPLYLTTDRKPWQEWLSRIPQVVQFATLIDDTSPYADLVLPTTTYLEQWDMALPVPNLPFSQLGLQQPIVPPLNGIRPIGDVLLQLATETGVTLLPEKPKSYSGYIETRMKPIFASGKGTPYFEAVSLQFLGEMRKRGWQVYSYPAFADFWRLLQEKGGWWDPGEYPEAEWKKRKKFAFPTVARFEALLKERALLSHGRETQKGDTPLHALLEAPIRKTEIADSFLLSPFTTLMNMTGEGASQPLLQEISGLIPRVYWGPWAEMHPERAKRLSLKDGDLIRVVSRRGSVTLPVKVVPTVSSEILGVPFGYGHKESGRYAKNIGTNPVALIDPLVDPLSGRASWQSTQVRVEKVTK; encoded by the coding sequence ATGAAAATCACCCGTCGCAATTTTCTGCAGATGCTGGGGATCACAGGCGTTGCCGCCGGGGGAATCTCCCAGGTCTGGGCGATCCCGGATCAATGGGTCGAAAAGTTACAGTACGGTCCCCGCATCGAAACATGGAAGGTGTCCACCTGCGGCCAATGCCCTGCAGGGTGCGGCATCCGGGTCCGTTTGATCGACGAGATCCCGGTCCGGATTTTCGGCAATCCCATCGCACCGGTCAACAGCGGGTTCACCTGTCCCATGGGGGAGGCTGGGCTGGAACTGCTCTATCATCCCGACCGGATCCGCCAGCCCATGCGGCGCAAAGGGAAAAAAGGAGAATCCTCCTGGGAGCCCATCTCCTGGAAAGAAGCTTTCGGCCAGATGTCCCAAGGGCTTCAAGGGCTGGTGAAGAAAAAACAGGCCGATCGTTTCGGGTTTTTCTTCGGAGACCGGAACACGCTGCTCACGCACTTTGCCGGGGATTTTGTGACCCGGATGGGCTCTACCAACTTTTTCCCCTGGCGGGCTCCGGGAATCAACGAACTAGGTTTCTGGCAGGCGTTCGGGGAATATCCCCCCCTTGCCTTCGACCTGGAAAAAACCGATTACCTTCTCACGTTCGGGACAAACCTCCTTGAGGGGCCCCCGTCCCCGGTCTATTTCAACCGCCTCTACGGGAAATTGAAGGAAAGTCGGCCCCGAACGGGCCTGAAGGTGGTGCACGTGGACGCGCGCATGTCCCAAGCCGGCAAAAACGCAACGGAATGGATACAGGTCCGGCCCGGGAGCTTGGGGGCCCTTGCGTTGGGAATGGCGTACGTGATCCTTCGGGATAAAAATTTCGACGACGACTTTATTACTCGCTATTCGCAGGACTTCCGGGGAGGGAAAGAAGATTTCCCGAACCTGGTCTCCCGTTACTACCCACCGGACAAGGTCTCCGCCATCACCGGCGTCCCCCCGGAAACCGTATTGCGGCTGGCCCGGGAATTCAGCGCCGCCAAAGCACCGCTCGCCCTCTCCGGAGGCGTGTCGGATCGGAGCGAAACCGCCCTATTCACCCAGTGGGCGGTCGCCAGTCTCAACGCCCTCTCGGGAAGTTTCTCCGCAAAAGGGTTATGGCGCGAGCCGGTCCCGCTGCCCTGGGGCCCGACCCCGGTCCCTTCCGTAAACGCACGAACGGGGGCTTTTTCCCTCAAACCGCAATTGGCCCCGGAGTCCGATCTCCCCGCCCACTGGACCTCGGAGGAGCTGCCCCATCTCCGTTCCGCCGGGAAGCTTCCCGACCTGAGCATGTTGATGATCGCCCAGGTCGACCCGCTGTACCTGACGACCGATCGGAAACCGTGGCAGGAATGGCTGTCCCGGATTCCCCAAGTGGTCCAATTCGCCACCCTGATCGACGACACCTCCCCGTACGCGGACCTCGTATTGCCCACCACCACGTACCTGGAGCAGTGGGACATGGCGTTGCCGGTTCCGAATCTTCCCTTCTCCCAACTGGGACTGCAACAGCCGATCGTCCCCCCGTTGAACGGCATTCGCCCCATTGGAGACGTTCTCCTTCAGCTGGCAACGGAGACGGGAGTCACCCTCCTCCCTGAAAAGCCCAAGTCCTATTCAGGGTACATAGAAACGCGGATGAAACCGATCTTCGCTTCAGGGAAAGGAACCCCCTATTTCGAGGCTGTTTCCCTCCAGTTTCTCGGAGAGATGCGCAAACGTGGCTGGCAGGTGTACAGCTACCCCGCCTTTGCGGATTTCTGGCGTCTGCTCCAGGAGAAAGGCGGCTGGTGGGATCCCGGCGAATATCCCGAAGCGGAATGGAAAAAGAGAAAGAAGTTCGCTTTTCCCACCGTCGCCCGATTCGAGGCACTCCTCAAGGAGAGAGCTCTGTTGAGTCACGGGCGGGAAACGCAAAAAGGGGACACGCCCCTGCACGCGCTGTTGGAGGCCCCGATCCGGAAGACGGAAATCGCGGATTCATTCCTCCTGTCGCCCTTTACCACCCTGATGAACATGACCGGGGAGGGGGCCAGCCAACCGCTGTTGCAGGAGATCTCCGGACTGATCCCGCGCGTGTACTGGGGTCCTTGGGCGGAGATGCATCCGGAGAGAGCGAAGAGGCTCTCTCTCAAGGATGGAGATCTTATCCGCGTGGTGTCCCGGAGGGGATCCGTTACCTTGCCCGTAAAGGTCGTCCCGACCGTTTCTTCGGAGATTCTTGGCGTTCCTTTCGGATATGGTCACAAGGAATCCGGAAGGTATGCCAAGAACATCGGGACGAATCCCGTTGCGCTCATCGATCCCCTGGTGGACCCGCTCAGTGGTCGGGCCTCCTGGCAATCGACGCAGGTACGTGTGGAGAAGGTCACTAAATAA
- a CDS encoding cytochrome c family protein, translating to MKKHFAFYSITFAILCVLVITGCSESVNYTQPILYNHKKHLEDAGLTCFDCHTRVLTHEKASIPNIGICKGCHEQPMTESKEEKKLVDYIRKNQPIPWIQVHRVPDHAYFSHRRHVSIGKVACLTCHGNVPEMTLPFSKPYLPIKMAFCIGCHAKNHVNTDCATCHR from the coding sequence ATGAAAAAGCATTTCGCCTTTTATTCCATAACCTTCGCGATCCTCTGCGTATTAGTCATAACCGGCTGTTCTGAAAGCGTAAATTATACGCAACCGATCCTTTATAATCACAAAAAACATCTCGAAGATGCCGGGCTGACCTGCTTCGACTGTCACACCCGGGTACTAACCCATGAAAAAGCCTCGATCCCGAACATCGGGATTTGCAAAGGTTGTCACGAACAACCGATGACGGAGAGCAAAGAGGAGAAAAAGCTGGTGGACTATATCCGGAAAAATCAACCCATCCCATGGATACAGGTTCACCGGGTGCCCGATCACGCCTATTTTTCCCACCGGCGACATGTGTCGATCGGAAAAGTCGCCTGCCTCACGTGTCACGGGAACGTGCCCGAGATGACGCTCCCGTTTTCCAAACCGTATCTTCCCATCAAGATGGCGTTTTGCATCGGTTGCCATGCCAAAAACCACGTGAACACCGATTGCGCAACATGTCATCGATAG
- the nrfD gene encoding polysulfide reductase NrfD, translating into MEKAPAAPHPDYDLLRPIEDPGKSFYYIVAVLLVIILYAGYVYIRQVYYGLGVTGMAQPVTWGFYIVNFVFFIGISHAGTLISAILRLSKAEWRRPITRMAEVITAIVLAIGGLHPILDLGRPDRMANLFYNGRLQSPLLWDIVSITAYFTASTVYLFIPMIPDIAILRDRGVKPRWLYEFLSWGWQGTEQQHKVLDRAMNILMVVVIPIAISVHTIISYIFAMTVQPGWHSTIFGPYFVVGAIFSGIAAILVLMIVFRKIFHLERYLKLIHFNYLSVLLLVMSLLWFYFTFSEYLTGYYGHEPNEMRVFWYKFSGAFAPYFWTMVTCNFLVPLILLSNRKTRTIPGILIASISVIIGMWLERLIIVVPSLANPRLPYPTGIYIPSSTEWTLFIGGVSVFILGYMMFARFFPVISVWEIQEGRQESVKAVTERITSYMPDPQPPLAKERYTGSMENG; encoded by the coding sequence ATGGAAAAAGCTCCCGCCGCGCCCCATCCGGATTACGACCTGCTTCGCCCCATTGAAGACCCGGGGAAAAGCTTCTACTACATCGTGGCCGTCCTGCTGGTCATCATCCTGTACGCCGGGTACGTCTATATCCGACAGGTCTACTACGGGCTTGGGGTCACCGGGATGGCCCAACCCGTCACCTGGGGCTTTTACATCGTCAATTTCGTCTTTTTCATCGGGATCAGCCATGCCGGAACATTGATCTCCGCGATCCTTCGCCTTTCCAAGGCGGAGTGGCGAAGGCCGATCACCCGGATGGCGGAAGTCATCACCGCCATCGTGCTCGCCATCGGCGGGTTGCATCCGATCCTCGACCTGGGCCGTCCGGACCGGATGGCGAACCTGTTTTACAACGGCCGGCTACAATCACCCCTGCTCTGGGACATCGTGAGCATCACCGCCTATTTCACCGCGAGCACGGTCTACCTCTTCATCCCCATGATCCCGGACATTGCGATCCTTCGGGACCGGGGGGTGAAACCCAGATGGCTTTATGAATTTCTCTCCTGGGGCTGGCAGGGGACGGAACAGCAGCACAAGGTGCTGGACCGGGCAATGAACATCCTGATGGTCGTGGTGATCCCCATCGCGATTTCCGTGCACACGATCATCTCCTACATCTTCGCCATGACCGTGCAGCCCGGATGGCACAGCACCATTTTCGGACCATACTTCGTGGTGGGAGCCATCTTCTCGGGGATCGCCGCGATTTTAGTATTGATGATCGTCTTCCGCAAAATCTTCCATCTTGAACGGTATCTGAAGCTGATCCATTTCAACTATCTCAGCGTGCTGTTGTTGGTCATGTCCCTGCTCTGGTTCTATTTCACGTTTTCCGAATACCTGACCGGCTATTACGGCCACGAACCGAACGAAATGCGGGTGTTCTGGTACAAATTCAGCGGGGCGTTTGCCCCCTACTTCTGGACGATGGTGACCTGCAATTTCCTCGTCCCGCTGATCCTGCTCAGCAACCGGAAGACCCGCACGATTCCGGGCATCCTCATCGCCTCCATCTCGGTGATCATCGGCATGTGGCTGGAGCGGCTGATCATCGTGGTACCGTCCCTGGCCAATCCCCGCCTGCCGTACCCAACAGGGATCTACATCCCCTCCTCTACGGAATGGACGTTGTTCATCGGGGGGGTGTCGGTTTTTATCCTCGGGTACATGATGTTCGCGCGCTTCTTCCCCGTGATTTCGGTCTGGGAAATCCAGGAGGGGCGGCAGGAGAGCGTAAAGGCCGTTACCGAGCGGATCACTTCCTACATGCCGGACCCGCAGCCGCCCCTGGCGAAGGAGCGATATACTGGTAGCATGGAGAACGGATGA
- a CDS encoding 4Fe-4S dicluster domain-containing protein: MKWGMVIDLQKCTGCGECVAACKLENNVAIVEPKEAEMGRTMLWMDMLTVYEGEYPRLRVRQFPRPCMHCEHPPCTKVCPVRATYKNEEGIVAQIYPQCIGCRYCMAACPYTVKSFNWYKPEWAPGIRETANPDVSVRPVGVVEKCTFCVHRLQKAKEQAKSEGRNLREGDFQTACAESCPAGAIVFGDLENTSHRVNPLSRSPRATRLLEDLGTEPKVIYLKEVD; encoded by the coding sequence ATGAAGTGGGGAATGGTCATCGATCTGCAAAAATGCACCGGCTGCGGAGAGTGCGTCGCGGCCTGCAAGCTGGAAAACAACGTGGCCATCGTGGAACCGAAGGAAGCGGAGATGGGCCGGACCATGCTCTGGATGGACATGCTGACGGTGTACGAAGGAGAATATCCCCGGCTTCGTGTCCGGCAGTTCCCGCGCCCCTGCATGCATTGCGAGCACCCTCCCTGCACGAAAGTCTGCCCGGTCCGTGCCACCTACAAGAACGAGGAAGGAATCGTCGCGCAGATCTATCCCCAGTGCATCGGGTGTCGCTACTGCATGGCCGCGTGCCCCTATACGGTGAAATCCTTCAACTGGTACAAACCGGAATGGGCGCCCGGCATCCGCGAGACCGCCAACCCGGATGTGTCGGTCCGGCCCGTGGGCGTGGTGGAAAAGTGCACCTTCTGCGTCCACCGGCTGCAAAAAGCGAAAGAGCAGGCGAAGTCCGAAGGACGGAACTTGCGCGAAGGCGACTTCCAGACGGCATGCGCAGAGAGCTGCCCCGCGGGAGCGATCGTTTTCGGGGACCTCGAAAACACCAGCCACCGGGTAAATCCCCTTTCCCGCAGCCCCCGCGCGACGAGGCTCCTGGAAGACCTTGGAACGGAGCCGAAAGTGATCTATCTGAAAGAGGTGGATTGA